The Pochonia chlamydosporia 170 chromosome 1, whole genome shotgun sequence genome window below encodes:
- a CDS encoding red and blue light sensing protein (similar to Trichoderma reesei QM6a XP_006966146.1): protein MASSAVQIPQNSTPSRDAVHRIHRVTRENRSLWYQLTVLQQPERARACGSGMKANSDRRPVDPPPVVELRIIEGPSVEEGKDITFDYNANFFLYASLEQARTMAHGRVQSSAATNPPILTGVPASGMAYLDRPAEAGYFIFPDLSVRHEGYFRLSFSLFETTKEEKDFDMEPANSNLPPGVDWRMEIKTNPFNVFSAKKFPGLMESTQLSKTVADQGCRVRIRRDVRMRKRDGKSGGFERREEDFRRRTVTPAPEDHHSIRARSLSNSSEHRVPYAPEPHRRPSIDGYHPPPPPPGYDAAPPPSRSGHLSFGEHSAPQYAAPRHYVPPPQPNVHPLPPATPPYGPPNHATSYVKPEQSNYGYPHHARNTSSTCVSPIPSIKQEYSYDRTPGSYVPHSPSRYSDGQPRRDSHNSYPLTPLLPQPPRRTSQSSLAPLKIAALVSPSPLPPIEAQTEPVPMPPLIPTGGKRKLDDVFLQNLNPLHNGQRQHDPHYGRFRGLSPEPYHGMYSRADGKVDTIEFNRYQ, encoded by the exons ATGGCCTCCTCGGCTGTTCAAATCCCCCAAAACTCGACGCCGTCGCGGGATGCGGTGCACCGCATTCATCGAGTTACTAGGGAAAATCGTAGTCTCTGGTATCAGTTGACAGTTCTCCAGCAACCGGAGCGAGCTAGAGCATGCGGCTCCGGTATGAAAG CAAATAGTGACAGACGGCCAGTTGATCCTCCCCCGGTTGTGGAGCTTCGCATCATCGAAGGTCCTTCAGtggaggaaggcaaggacATCACGTTTGACTACaatgccaacttcttcttgtacgCCAGCCTCGAACAGGCCCGTACCATGGCTCATGGTCGAGTTCAAAgctccgccgccaccaaccCTCCCATTCTTACCGGCGTCCCAGCCTCTGGAATGGCTTACCTGGACCGACCTGCAGAGGCTGGCTACTTCATCTTTCCCGACCTATCTGTCCGACACGAAGGATACTTTCGCCTCTCGTTTAGCTTGTTTGAAACAACCAAGGAGGAAAAAGATTTTGACATGGAACCAGCTAATTCTAACCTGCCGCCTGGTGTGGACTGGCGAATGGAGATCAAGACGAATCCGTTCAATGTGTTCAGCGCCAAGAAGTTCCCTGGCTTGATGGAGAGCACTCAGCTGAGCAAAACGGTCGCGGACCAAGGATGCAGAGTTCGAATTCGACGCGATGTGCGGATGAGAAAGCGCGATGGGAAGTCGGGTGGATTCGAACGACGAGAAGAGGACTTTCGCCGTAGAACCGTCACACCAGCTCCCGAGGACCACCACAGCATCCGCGCCCGATCTCTCAGCAACTCGAGCGAGCACCGTGTCCCCTATGCGCCTGAACCTCACCGACGTCCCTCTATTGATGGCTATcatccgccgccgccaccgccgGGATACGATGCAGCTCCTCCGCCAAGCCGTAGCGGCCATCTCTCATTCGGAGAGCATTCCGCTCCGCAGTACGCCGCTCCTCGACATTATGTGCCGCCACCTCAGCCGAATGTGCACCCGCTGCCGCCTGCCACGCCGCCATACGGTCCGCCTAACCACGCAACGAGCTACGTGAAGCCGGAACAGAGCAACTATGGATACCCTCATCATGCACGCAACACGAGCTCGACGTGTGTATCTCCCATTCCGTCAATCAAACAGGAATATTCTTACGACAGGACTCCGGGAAGCTATGTGCCGCACTCGCCGTCGAGGTATTCTGATGGCCAACCAAGACGAGATTCACACAACTCGTATCCGCTTacgccattgctgccacaacCGCCGCGGCGGACATCTCAGTCGTCCCTCGCCCCGCTCAAGATTGCTGCTTTGGTATCTCCGTCTCCTCTGCCGCCGATTGAGGCACAGACGGAGCCTGTGCCTATGCCTCCCCTCATTCCTACGGGAGGCAAGCGCAAACTCGACGACGTCTTTCTCCAGAACTTGAATCCACTGCACAACGGACAGCGCCAGCACGATCCACATTACGGCCGCTTCAGGGGACTCAGCCCTGAACCCTATCACGGCATGTACTCGCGCGCCGACGGCAAGGTCGACACCATCGAATTCAACCGGTACCAATAA
- a CDS encoding membrane-tethered transcription factor (similar to Coccidioides immitis RS XP_001242977.1), translating to MTSAGGSVAGGPLIAGTGMPSGDFHEFSDDEFAASNLFDFSNSPDTLQSLDAIGSNDQKSFLNPQELATTGPFPDSPNGSYHDSSSESASSSKRTGSSDSSKTPVATGDTSMDDGTDMKMDWGAANFTTFDDDENTFTFGREADSSNMEGLYAFGEHDDSFMDRSFDFESASSSPEAQAAGRTAIASPGMPTIKTNSPHKATSQNNSKKAKTATHKKQSSQYSTSSNGVKTSGSREVSPMSAMVTSHNSSPAANFFNSPSPLSNHVNGNTIWPNRVDIAAATAPDALPTPTQFGNQIPQQMPLPQHIPLYNSAPVYNFTGGYELRILPTPLKSRVETQIPIKMTLSPLPPGVTKLHLPGHTISKPKLLARPTPERSPDTLELHVGLVCTSAMEQGDLKKRALERAAVVPQGYLPDLDDEENAPQNGGDVRICAGCITRERKRAARKKIKKPEEEKIWSQDEERRVIVFNTQEVKEWQPLSGVLDANGRPDPVVTRAMQIDAPMRIACYCRHHNEKMGFNVIFTIKDFQDRVIAQAMSNPIMITDDHKTHPMAQVSNPQVSEAVTSHTIPVHMPQPQPMENNHIVPAPSGPNGAFQLPQNNGDNSVQRGGHSPYSGSVTSGKTTPTMSTSTVTGRTLSRPSSPNQGGPAKKRKSSSSRVPNGLTMTRLDTSPPPGSQTASAQLSTATSPFSPNPSPFQQPEQVFGALNGQAPFANGPPTPGSSDQVPFFSNRSASMDNLAMAQLYSAPTSSHPSRAPSPNGLRNSVANGMQNQFTQSLAANLYSLPLGVNQPRAPPTIHKIIPNEGPKIGGIEVTVLGAAFFQGLEVFFGDQKATTTTYWGDSSLVCLLPPSPVAGTVAVTFKHQGVPGAQNFSLGKQPPTFKYIDDNEDKLIRTALSVLGHKMSGQMVDVSDLARRILNDGNSTWASGGGSSSSAGGPMFNHAANSHEHLESQLLKCLDLIDLDDSTHKTRLDLKRSTGHTMLHLACSLGYHRFVAALLARGANPDARDKGGFTPLHMAAIHNHPEIVRRLMLVGADPTIRSLSSLTPADVAQSRAVLRAIRHSERHVRSRSGGSLHSRTSSATSLRSLWEPMTRAHTHDEPLPFDSSEESPEYTSGDFEDEDPDEDLYLTMRRASSIRQDEESTEDSEEPSRPESGMASPTTALAAALKDQVQQQLQQFQQSMTLHLQNLAHFPQMPALPGMAMLPDYQAYLQRVQQLMPGMSGPRPGSAGAGGENQGKMDGRWWDISSYMNYTGTAPPPAYEDIFPHKDMDIKQESAIRAAADAEADIKCATLYDEATSMTTVTTTAATVRAKDDAPEILKIGRKNAITKEQQEQFLRAREVKLKSLRSDRNLFFIWIPLLLVMVCAMLYSYFPSLFPFLWTSVRALVQAGHNRASRLMNTAPQRVVEVGHG from the exons ATGACATCCGCAGGAGGCAGCGTCGCTGGAGGCCCTTTAATAGCGGGAACAGGAATGCCCAGCGGCGATTTTCACGAATTCTCCGACGATGAATTTGCGGCTTCCAACCTCTTCGACTTTTCAAACAGCCCCGATACATTACAGAGTCTGGATGCCATAGGCTCCAACGACCAGAAATCTTTCTTAAACCCTCAGGAATTGGCCACCACTGGACCATTCCCTGATTCGCCAAACGGCTCCTACCACGACTCATCTTCCGAGTCGGCCTCGTCCTCGAAAAGGACTGGTAGCTCCGATTCGTCCAAGACGCCTGTGGCGACTGGCGACACCAGCATGGACGACGGAACCGATATGAAGATGGACTGGGGTGCGGCCAATTTTACCACtttcgacgacgatgagAATACATTTACATTCGGCCGTGAGGCTGATTCTTCCAACATGGAAGGGCTGTACGCATTTGGCGAACACGACGACAGCTTTATGGATCGGTCCTTTGACTTTGAAAGTGCGTCAAGCAGCCCCGAGGCACAAGCTGCCGGCCGAACCGCCATAGCATCGCCAGGCATGCCCACCATCAAGACCAATAGCCCGCACAAGGCGACCAGTCAAAACAATagcaagaaggccaagacGGCCACTCATAAGAAACAAAGCTCG CAATATTCAACGTCGTCCAACGGTGTCAAAACGTCTGGTTCACGAGAGGTTTCGCCCATGTCTGCCATGGTGACCAGCCACAACTCATCTCCGGCGGCAAACTTTTTCAACTCTCCTTCGCCCCTCAGCAACCACGTCAATGGAAACACCATCTGGCCGAACAGGGTAGACATTGCGGCTGCCACAGCACCGGATGCCTTGCCCACTCCCACACAGTTTGGCAATCAGATACCCCAGCAGatgcctcttcctcaacacATACCACTTTACAACAGTGCCCCAGTCTACAACTTTACTGGCGGCTACGAATTGAGAATCCTGCCCACCCCGCTCAAGTCGCGGGTCGAGACACAAATCCCTATCAAGATGACACTGTCACCGTTACCACCAGGCGTAACGAAGTTGCACTTGCCCGGTCACACCATCTCTAAGCCAAAGCTCCTCGCACGGCCTACGCCTGAGCGATCTCCAGATACGCTCGAACTTCATGTCGGCCTGGTCTGCACGAGTGCTATGGAACAGGgcgacttgaagaagagagcgTTGGAGAGAGCTGCCGTCGTACCACAAGGATACCTTCCTGAccttgatgatgaggagaacGCCCCACAGAATGGAGGCGACGTCCGAATCTGCGCTGGTTGCATCACAAGAGAACGGAAGCGAGCTGCACGAAAGAAGATCAAGAAAccagaggaagagaagatcTGGAGTCAGGACGAGGAACGACGTGTCATTGTCTTCAATACACAGGAAGTGAAGGAGTGGCAACCCCTCAGCGGCGTCTTGGATGCCAACGGACGTCCTGACCCGGTGGTAACTCGCGCTATGCAAATCGACGCCCCCATGCGAATTGCTTGCTACTGCAGGCATCACAACGAGAAGATGGGGTTCAatgtcatcttcaccatcaagGACTTTCAGGATCGGGTCATTGCACAGGCCATGTCCAATCCAATCATGATTACGGATGACCACAAGACTCACCCAATGGCTCAAGTCTCGAATCCACAAGTGTCAGAAGCGGTCACGTCGCACACCATTCCGGTTCATATGCCTCAGCCCCAGCCGATGGAGAATAACCACATCGTGCCAGCACCCAGTGGTCCAAATGGGGCGTTCCAACTTCCCCAGAACAATGGCGACAACAGTGTCCAGCGAGGTGGCCATTCGCCGTATTCTGGATCTGTCACCTCGGGAAAGACGACTCCCACAATGAGCACGTCGACAGTGACTGGACGGACTCTCTCTCGACCCTCGTCACCCAATCAAGGCGGCCcggccaagaagagaaaatccagcagctccagagTACCCAACGGCCTGACAATGACGAGACTGGACACTTCGCCGCCGCCTGGCTCTCAAACGGCGTCAGCGCAGCTCTCCACGGCCACGTCTCCTTTCTCTCCCAACCCCAGTCCATTCCAGCAACCTGAGCAAGTCTTTGGAGCTCTCAATGGCCAAGCTCCGTTTGCCAATGGGCCCCCAACCCCCGGCAGCAGCGACCAGGTGCCATTCTTCTCAAACCGATCTGCTAGCATGGACAACCTGGCAATGGCTCAGCTGTATTCTGCACCCACATCGAGTCACCCGAGCCGAGCCCCCAGTCCGAATGGCCTGAGGAACAGTGTTGCCAACGGCATGCAAAATCAGTTCACACAAAGTTTAGCGGCTAACCTGTATTCTCTGCCTCTGGGCGTCAATCAACCTCGAGCGCCTCCCACCATCCACAAGATTATTCCAAACGAGGGGCCGAAAATTGGAGGTATTGAGGTTACGGTCTTGGGTGCTGCGTTCTTCCAGGGTCTCGAGGTCTTCTTTGGCGATCAAAAGGcgacaaccacaacatacTGGGGCGACTCGTCTCTTGTTTGCCTGCTTCCCCCTTCACCCGTTGCAGGCACTGTAGCGGTCACTTTCAAGCATCAAGGCGTGCCTGGCGCCCAAAACTTCTCCCTAGGCAAGCAGCCGCCTACCTTCAAGTATATTGACGACAACGAGGATAAGCTTATCCGGACGGCCCTCTCTGTTCTGGGTCACAAGATGTCTGGCCAGATGGTGGATGTGAGCGATCTCGCCCGCCGAATTCTCAACGACGGCAACTCCACTTGGGCAAGCGGCGGCGgatcgtcgtcatcggctGGAGGTCCAATGTTCAACCATGCTGCCAACTCTCACGAACACCTCGAGTCGCAGCTTCTCAAGTGCTTGGATCTCATTGACCTTGATGACAGTACGCACAAGACTCGTCTCGACCTTAAAAGATCTACAGGTCATACTATGCTTCATCTGGCCTGCTCACTCGGATATCACCGATTCGTcgctgctcttcttgctcGTGGAGCCAACCCCGATGCTCGTGACAAGGGAGGCTTTACACCTCTGCACATGGCCGCGATCCACAACCACCCCGAGATTGTCAGACGGCTGATGCTTGTTGGGGCTGACCCGACGATTCGAAGCTTGTCTAGTCTGACACCGGCGGACGTTGCCCAGTCACGAGCTGTCTTGCGCGCGATCCGCCACTCTGAGCGACACGTGCGATCTCGAAGTGGTGGCTCTCTCCACAGCCGAACCAGCAGTGCAACATCGCTGCGGTCTCTGTGGGAGCCCATGACGAGGGCACACACTCACGATGAGCCGCTCCCTTTCGACTCGAGTGAAGAAAGCCCCGAGTACACGTCTGGCGAttttgaagacgaggatcCCGACGAGGACCTCTACCTTACGATGAGACGCGCCAGCTCTATCAGACAGGATGAAGAATCCACCGAGGACAGCGAAGAACCAAGTCGACCCGAAAGCGGAATGGCTTCTCCCACCACTGCTCTTGCCGCTGCCTTGAAGGACCAGGTCCAACAGCAGCTACAGCAGTTCCAACAGTCCATGACGTTGCATCTGCAGAACCTCGCCCACTTCCCTCAGATGCCTGCGCTGCCCGGAATGGCAATGCTTCCCGATTACCAGGCATATCTCCAGCGTGTCCAGCAGCTCATGCCTGGCATGTCTGGCCCACGCCCGGGATCAGCCGGAGCAGGTGGCGAGAACCAAGGCAAAATGGACGGTCGATGGTGGGATATCAGCTCATACATGAACTACACTGGCACAGCGCCTCCTCCTGCGTATGAAGACATCTTCCCGCATAAGGATATGGACATCAAGCAGGAGTCCGCCATTCGAGCTGCCGCGGACGCCGAAGCTGATATCAAGTGTGCTACCTTGTATGACGAAGCGACAtcgatgacgacggtgaCGACCACGGCGGCCACGGTTCGTGCCAAAGACGACGCGCCTGAGATTCTCAAGATTGGACGCAAGAATGCCATTACCAAGGAGCAACAGGAGCAGTTCCTTCGAGCGCGCGAGGTCAAGTTGAAGAGTCTTCGCAGCGACCGaaacctcttcttcatttgg AttcctcttctcctggtCATGGTGTGCGCTATGCTGTACAGCTACTTTCCCTCGCTTTTCCCATTCCTCTGGACTTCTGTTCGGGCCCTGGTGCAGGCTGGGCACAACCGAGCATCTCGGCTGATGAATACGGCGCCGCAACGCGTTGTGGAAGTAGGAcacggatga
- a CDS encoding Na/H antiporter (similar to Neosartorya fischeri NRRL 181 XP_001264951.1): protein MANFTMHEGKDIWAIPLAVTDFNVLVALLGGFISLFGLVSYLLKENYYLSEALISLLVGVAFGPYAADWIRPWSYAACHRDGLTDVQCDDRLGAVTLNFSRLVLGVQLVLAGVQLPSKYLWKELKPVLLLVGPGMACMWMATSLLVWGLVGTPSFLHALAIGACVTPTDPVLSAVIVKGKFADHNIPKDLQDLIVAESGTNDGLGYPFLFFALYLIKYIGPGATEGGAGDAIGLWFGFTWGYTIILSVIYGAAVGWLAKELLHFAEARGYVDRESFLVFAIALALFVLGTCGMIGTDDVLACFIAGNTFTWDDWFRIQTKDDSLQPTIDMLLNVTIFLWYGAYLPWNLFAHNAIIPLSRLIPLGLLVLLLRRLPWVYGMHKWIHQIRQVRQAIFVGFFGPIGVSAVFYLFVSLEFIQQHLSDESGTPRKDVKDLAESIKIVVWFLVVCSTVVHGLSIPLGKLGYLAPRIHRVLSESLSESLSTDRYAEARRRVPVLGRFMRKSEDVEANLAARVRGGTAPITRTGQGVVPSKIKQSEMESGEARGVSSSNVEGDSSGNRTDVEGEAGGSGVRTPAKREIQFFDEAGARGPGTTTPSRSIRREIQFSDEMPENAEAAITTKRGESEMIVICRRWWRLGMGMGMGVKPQCLFCSV, encoded by the exons ATGGCAAACTTTACTATGCACGAGGGCAAGGACATCTGGGCTATACCCTTGGCAGTAACTGACTTCAACGTCTTGGTGGCCCTGTTGGGCGGATTCATTTCGTTGTTTGGACTGGTGTCGTATCTCTTGAAGGAGAACTACTACCTTTCTGAAGCTC TCATATCGCTCTTAGTGGGTGTGGCCTTTGGACCATACGCCGCCGATTGGATTCGGCCTTGGTCCTACGCTGCATGTCACCGCGATGGCCTTACGGATGTCCAGTGCGATGACCGCCTGGGGGCCGTGACGCTTAACTTTTCTAGGCTGGTGCTTGGAGTACAGCTGGTTCTCGCTGGAGTCCAATTGCCGAGCAAGTACCTTTGGAAAGAGTTAAAGCCAGTCTTGTTGCTCGTCGGCCCTGGCATGGCGTGCATGTGGATGGCGACAAGTCTACTCGTCTGGGGTCTTGTAGGTACACCGAGTTTCTTGCATGCCCTAGCTATCGGGGCGTGTGTCACGCCTACCGATCCTGTCTTGTCTGCTGTCATTGTCAAGGGAAAATTCGCCGACCATAATATCCCAAAAGACCTGCAGGATCTTATTGTTGCCGAGTCTGGAACCAACGATGGGCTAGGCTACCCgtttctcttcttcgccctGTACCTGATCAAATACATCGGACCAGGGGCGACTGAAGGGGGTGCCGGCGATGCTATAGGCCTCTGGTTTGGGTTCACATGGGGATACACTATCATCCTGAGCGTCATCTACGGTGCGGCAGTAGGTTGGCTAGCTAAGGAACTGCTTCACTTTGCTGAGGCCCGAGGATACGTCGATCGCGAAAGCTTTCTCGTCTTTGCTATTGCCTTGGCTCTTTTTGTTCTGGGGACTTGTGGGATGATTGGCACTGACGATGTTCTGGCTTGTTTTATTGCGGGAAATACATTCACATGGGACGACTGGTTCCGGATCCAGACAAAGGATGACTCGCTCCAACCGACGATTGACATGCTTCTCAATGTCACCATTTTCCTGTGGTACGGCGCCTACCTCCCTTGGAACTTGTTCGCTCACAATGCCATTATTCCATTGAGCCGTCTGATTCCTCTAGGTCTCTTGGTACTCCTTTTACGACGGCTGCCATGGGTATATGGCATGCACAAATGGATTCATCAGATTCGCCAGGTACGACAGGCCATATTTGTGGGATTCTTCGGGCCAATTGGTGTGTCGGCCGTATTCTACCTCTTTGTTAGCCTTGAATTCATCCAGCAGCATCTAAGCGATGAAAGTGGCACTCCTAGAAAGGATGTCAAGGATCTCGCCGAGTCAATCAAGATTGTTGTTTGGTTTCTCGTCGTATGCAGCACT GTCGTTCACGGGTTGAGCATACCTCTCGGCAAGCTGGGATATCTCGCACCCAGGATCCACCGTGTGCTTAGCGAGAGCCTTAGCGAAAGCCTTAGTACTGATCGGTACGCTGAAGCCCGTAGGCGTGTCCCTGTTCTTGGCAGGTTCATGAGAAAGTCGGAGGACGTTGAGGCAAATCTTGCGGCGCGAGTGCGAGGTGGCACGGCGCCCATCACTCGGACTGGGCAGGGTGTCGTTCCTTCCAAGATTAAGCAATCCGAAATGGAGTCTGGAGAGGCCCGAGGAGTCTCGAGTAGCAATGTAGAGGGAGACAGTTCGGGGAATCGGACAGACGTCGAGGGTGAAGCTGGAGGCTCAGGGGTGAGGACGCCGGCGAAGAGGGAGATCCAGTTCTTTGATGAGGCTGGAGCAAGGGGACCGGGAACAACAACGCCATCTCGAAGCATCAGAAGGGAAATCCAGTTCTCTGACGAAATGCCGGAGAATGCAGAGGCAGCCATTACGACTAAGAGAGGCGAAAGTGAGATGATTGTCATCTGCCGACGATGGTGGCGattgggaatgggaatgggaatggggGTCAAGCCACAATGTTTGTTTTGTTCCGTATGA